In one Umezawaea sp. Da 62-37 genomic region, the following are encoded:
- a CDS encoding fused MFS/spermidine synthase has protein sequence MARGRNTPQTLSEQVDSGTAELSPDPDRPNAWLLRLNGTAQSHVDLDDPTHLEFEYVQRLAHLVDLLAPTGKPVRALHLGGGGFTLPRYIAATRPRSTQQVVEIDGALIELLRRALPPEKNARIRMRNGDAREVMSRAPDETFDLVVSDVFSGARTPAHLTSVEYVREAARTMVASGVYASNIGDGNALVYARAQAATVRAVFEHVAVIAEPGILRGRRFGNLVILGSRVELPLEQLVRRTAGDPFPGRVEHGGSLVKFIGGAKATTDATATRSPSPPPGTWGLPAE, from the coding sequence GTGGCACGCGGTAGGAACACCCCCCAGACGCTGAGCGAACAGGTCGACTCCGGCACCGCCGAACTGTCCCCGGACCCCGACCGGCCGAACGCCTGGCTGCTGCGGCTCAACGGGACCGCCCAGTCCCACGTGGACCTCGACGACCCGACGCACCTCGAGTTCGAGTACGTCCAACGACTCGCGCACCTCGTCGACCTGCTGGCACCGACCGGCAAACCGGTGCGCGCGCTGCACCTGGGCGGGGGTGGATTCACGCTGCCGCGGTACATCGCGGCGACCCGGCCGCGGTCGACGCAGCAGGTGGTGGAGATCGACGGGGCGCTGATCGAGCTGCTGCGGAGGGCGTTGCCGCCGGAGAAGAACGCGCGGATCCGGATGCGGAACGGGGACGCTCGGGAGGTGATGTCGCGAGCGCCTGACGAGACGTTCGACCTGGTGGTGTCGGATGTGTTCTCGGGGGCTCGGACGCCTGCGCATTTGACGTCGGTGGAGTACGTGCGGGAAGCGGCTCGGACGATGGTCGCTTCGGGGGTGTACGCGTCGAACATCGGGGATGGGAACGCGTTGGTGTACGCGCGGGCGCAGGCGGCGACCGTGCGGGCGGTGTTCGAGCACGTGGCGGTGATCGCTGAGCCGGGGATTTTGCGGGGGCGGCGATTCGGGAATCTGGTGATCCTGGGGTCGCGGGTGGAGTTGCCGCTCGAGCAGTTGGTGCGGAGGACGGCGGGGGATCCGTTTCCGGGGCGGGTGGAGCACGGGGGGTCGTTGGTGAAGTTCATCGGGGGGGCGAAGGCGACTACGGATGCGACGGCTACGCGGTCGCCCAGTCCGCCGCCTGGGACTTGGGGGTTGCCGGCGGAGTGA
- a CDS encoding DUF1304 domain-containing protein: MQIVANILVGLVAIIHFYILVLEMFLWDKPRGIKAFGFTEEYAKETKALGANQGLYNGFLGAGLLYSLVVDGEPSFQFAVFFLVCVIIAGVYGALTASKRIIFVQALPAAIALVAVLIAH; encoded by the coding sequence GTGCAGATCGTGGCGAACATCTTGGTCGGCCTGGTGGCGATCATCCACTTCTACATCCTCGTGCTGGAGATGTTCCTCTGGGACAAGCCGCGCGGCATCAAGGCCTTCGGGTTCACCGAGGAGTACGCGAAGGAGACCAAGGCGCTCGGCGCGAACCAGGGGCTGTACAACGGCTTCCTGGGTGCGGGCCTGCTGTACTCGCTGGTCGTCGACGGCGAGCCGTCGTTCCAGTTCGCGGTGTTCTTCCTGGTGTGCGTGATCATCGCGGGTGTCTACGGCGCGCTGACCGCGAGCAAGCGGATCATCTTCGTGCAGGCGCTGCCCGCGGCGATCGCCCTCGTCGCGGTGCTGATCGCTCACTGA